A region of the Phaseolus vulgaris cultivar G19833 chromosome 11, P. vulgaris v2.0, whole genome shotgun sequence genome:
GGTTTTGAGATTGATCTTAAATCCCATACCCTCAGGAATTCATCATAGCTTCCAGTCAACAAGATATTTGGGTCATGTGGACTCTTCTCAATGCAAGTAACACCCATTTTGTGGACTTTAGAGCTCTGAAATACCACATTGGGAGGTCTATCTCGCAAATCCCAACAACTGAACTTACAATCATCAGAGCCAGTGTATACCAAATTTGGTTGGTGGGTATCAAAGGAGGTTGTCCAAACTTCAAAATCATGTGCCTTCCACTCTTGTTGTATTTCCAGCTTGGATTCAAGAACAGAAACAATAGACACAGAGCCGTCAGAAAGTCCTACTGTGATACACGTGGCTGAAGGGTTCCAATCTAGGTACAGGCACATAGAGTTACTCATTTTTTCATTACTCATCTCCTTTAGATTAACCCCTGACATAGAATCACAACAACTCTCTTTAAcaaaataccaatttagaaataagATAACTCAGAAATGAATGAAGAAGCAAATCCATACCTTCCACTCCATTGCAGCAACCTTCCAGCATTTTAATTCTCAAGTATCCATCAGCATCTGCCTGAGCTAGAAGAGGATTGACATGCCCTTGAGGTGGGCTCCACTTAATATCAAAAATTCCAGCAGTTTCCTCACTAAAAAGCAGATCAAGGTGGGGTGTGTCCACATCAACATTGAAAAGTGAAATGCTTCCCTGTCGACTTGGCTGAGAACCTTCTTGTAATGTGTAAGTGGATACTGCTAAAACGTTAAGGTATGAATCATACGGACAAAACTCCACAGCATCAGCATTCCCCTTCAAATACCAATGTGCTACGTCCATGACAGCCAAATTCCCCTTTAACTTTGCATCAggcaacaaaatttaaaatctcCAAAACAGTTTCTACAAACTGCAAACAAAATGAATACCTTTGTTCTAAGTTACCAAACTAAGAGAAGCatcaaaatgtttttcttttgcaaTTAATCAACAACATTTTGAACGCAGAGAAAGGAATCGTAACATAATTTAAATCTATTGATTGAAGAAGAGGAAGTGTGTGTAAGCGCAACGAACCTGTTCAAGCGTAGTGAAGTTATCTATCAGAACTCAGAGCGTATTTCTCTTTCACAGATAGTTGCCCTGAACCATGTGGTGGCTCTCGCGGTGGTTTTCTTGATGATTCTGGCGGCGACGGTCGTCGTGGTGGACGGAGATGTTGAGGACGAGCTTCTGGACCTTGATTTCCCGCATGGGGTTGGATAGTTTCTTCTCCGAAGCCTAATGCAAACAGAAGAGAAAACAGAAAGGGGTTGAATTGAGAA
Encoded here:
- the LOC137811152 gene encoding uncharacterized protein — encoded protein: MDVAHWYLKGNADAVEFCPYDSYLNVLAVSTYTLQEGSQPSRQGSISLFNVDVDTPHLDLLFSEETAGIFDIKWSPPQGHVNPLLAQADADGYLRIKMLEGCCNGVEGVNLKEMSNEKMSNSMCLYLDWNPSATCITVGLSDGSVSIVSVLESKLEIQQEWKAHDFEVWTTSFDTHQPNLVYTGSDDCKFSCWDLRDRPPNVVFQSSKVHKMGVTCIEKSPHDPNILLTGSYDEFLRVWDLRSISKPLNNTSIGLGGGVWRVKHHPFIPGLVLAACMHNGFAIVAIKDDNAQVLETYNKHDSLAYGADWQKVEANHKPLVATCSFYDKHLRVWRSANDIIL